Proteins from a genomic interval of Undibacterium parvum:
- a CDS encoding glycosyltransferase family 4 protein, with protein sequence MRVAFNATALLSPLTGIGQYSAHLAMGLAAHKDIEPEFFYGAFWGKEVRSAPLPAAASLLPWIRSKVPFSYALRRVIQNQRFSSHTRGGRFDIYHEPNILPLPFDGLTVVTVHDLSWIRFPQMHPPERVRAMDKYFESGLNRASMILTDSHFVKRELIDVFGVSPKRIRPIALGVESLFTPLTADATMPVLQQHSLIHGEYLLAVGTIEPRKNLQVALQAFMQLAPAIRKRYPLVLVGMKGWHTSELEQKIAPMIQSGEVRQLGYLSREDLAKVIAGALTLIYPSVYEGFGLPPLEAMACGVPVIAANVSSIPEVIGDTGLLIDDPHDVSALTEAIQNMVMDPKTRKDLSEKALTRSRLFTWDQCVTQTIDTYQKIRLAN encoded by the coding sequence ATGCGTGTCGCGTTCAATGCAACAGCCCTTCTGTCACCACTTACTGGGATAGGACAATACAGCGCTCATTTGGCTATGGGATTGGCGGCGCATAAAGATATAGAACCCGAGTTTTTTTATGGCGCTTTCTGGGGCAAAGAAGTTCGCAGCGCGCCACTGCCGGCCGCAGCATCTTTACTACCTTGGATACGCAGTAAAGTACCATTTTCTTATGCGCTAAGACGCGTCATCCAGAACCAGCGCTTTTCATCTCATACTAGGGGTGGTCGCTTTGATATTTACCATGAACCAAACATCCTTCCCTTACCATTTGATGGTTTGACGGTTGTAACGGTGCATGATTTATCTTGGATACGCTTTCCTCAGATGCATCCTCCAGAGCGCGTACGGGCAATGGACAAGTATTTTGAGTCAGGACTGAATCGTGCTTCGATGATACTGACAGACTCTCACTTTGTAAAACGTGAGCTGATAGACGTTTTTGGTGTGTCCCCTAAGCGGATACGTCCTATTGCACTAGGCGTAGAGTCGTTGTTCACCCCTCTGACCGCGGATGCAACGATGCCAGTACTACAACAACACTCCTTAATCCATGGAGAGTATTTGCTCGCAGTAGGTACAATTGAGCCCAGAAAAAACCTGCAAGTGGCTTTACAGGCCTTCATGCAATTAGCTCCTGCGATACGCAAACGTTATCCGCTCGTATTGGTCGGAATGAAAGGTTGGCATACATCAGAACTGGAACAAAAAATTGCTCCAATGATACAATCTGGTGAAGTACGTCAATTGGGGTATCTATCACGCGAAGATCTTGCCAAAGTCATCGCGGGAGCATTAACCTTGATTTACCCTTCAGTTTATGAAGGTTTTGGGCTGCCACCACTTGAAGCTATGGCGTGTGGGGTACCTGTCATCGCCGCGAATGTCTCATCGATCCCCGAGGTAATAGGTGACACTGGTTTGCTAATAGACGATCCGCATGACGTATCTGCTTTAACAGAAGCAATTCAGAATATGGTAATGGATCCAAAAACCAGAAAAGACTTGTCTGAAAAGGCTTTAACTAGAAGCAGATTATTCACATGGGATCAATGTGTCACTCAAACAATCGATACGTACCAAAAAATACGTCTTGCCAACTAA
- a CDS encoding SDR family NAD(P)-dependent oxidoreductase produces MKYRDKIVIVGATSAIAENCARLWIQDRSVDMILVGRDATRIERVAADLKVRSPQSEIQILQAEFLDETAIQATVDGIVAQGRVDIVLIAHGSLPEQTQCQDDLQACREALEVNGLSPVLYAEAFAKHMAKADHGTIALIGSVAGDRGRKSNYVYGAAKGLVTRYAQGLQHRFASTGVKVVLIKPGPTDTPMTAHLKGQGVKLASVEDVARKIVVAIERGQSVAYVPSKWKFIMFVIAHIPSFIFNKIDI; encoded by the coding sequence ATGAAATATAGAGATAAAATTGTTATTGTAGGAGCAACATCTGCTATTGCCGAGAATTGTGCACGACTGTGGATTCAAGACAGGTCAGTAGACATGATACTTGTTGGGCGTGATGCAACCCGTATTGAACGAGTTGCTGCCGACCTTAAGGTTCGTAGTCCGCAATCGGAAATCCAGATATTGCAGGCTGAGTTCCTTGATGAAACTGCCATTCAAGCCACTGTGGACGGTATTGTTGCGCAGGGAAGGGTAGACATTGTCTTGATCGCGCATGGCTCCTTACCAGAGCAAACACAATGTCAAGATGACTTGCAGGCTTGTCGGGAAGCGTTGGAGGTAAATGGATTATCGCCAGTACTCTATGCAGAGGCATTCGCGAAACACATGGCAAAAGCCGACCATGGGACTATTGCTCTGATCGGATCAGTTGCCGGTGACCGGGGACGTAAATCCAACTATGTTTATGGTGCAGCGAAAGGTTTGGTAACTCGTTATGCGCAAGGATTACAGCACCGATTTGCCAGTACTGGAGTCAAGGTAGTACTGATAAAACCCGGGCCAACTGATACCCCTATGACTGCACACCTTAAGGGGCAAGGGGTAAAGCTGGCATCGGTAGAAGACGTGGCAAGGAAGATTGTGGTGGCAATTGAGCGAGGTCAATCTGTTGCATATGTTCCTAGTAAATGGAAGTTCATCATGTTTGTAATTGCCCATATACCATCATTTATTTTTAATAAGATTGATATTTAA
- the gmd gene encoding GDP-mannose 4,6-dehydratase, with protein MTKKTAIITGITGQDGAYLAQLLLEKNYTVYGTYRRTSSVNFWRLEELGVQNHPNLHLVEYDLTDLGSNISLVQKVQPDEIYNLAAQSFVGVSFDQPTTTAQITGLGAVNLLEAIRLVNPKIRFYQASTSEMFGKVQAIPQIEETPFYPRSPYGVAKLYAHWMTVNYRESYGIFGSSGILFNHESPLRGREFVTRKITDSVAKIQLGKLDVLELGNIDAKRDWGFAKEYVEGMWRMLQADEPDTFVLATNRTETVRDFVRMAFKAANIVVDFKGSAEDETAIDVVTGKTVMRVNPKFYRPAEVELLIGDPAKAKAKLDWAPSTTLEQLCKMMVEADIRRNTAGFSF; from the coding sequence ATGACCAAAAAAACGGCAATCATCACAGGAATAACCGGGCAAGATGGCGCCTATTTAGCACAACTGCTGCTGGAAAAAAACTACACTGTCTATGGCACTTATCGCCGTACCAGTTCAGTTAATTTTTGGCGACTTGAAGAACTAGGTGTTCAGAACCACCCAAATCTGCATTTGGTCGAATACGACTTAACTGATTTGGGATCCAACATTTCTTTAGTTCAAAAAGTGCAGCCTGATGAAATTTATAATCTGGCCGCGCAAAGTTTTGTCGGTGTCAGTTTTGATCAACCAACTACGACAGCTCAGATTACCGGACTTGGCGCAGTAAATCTGTTAGAAGCGATTCGTTTGGTCAATCCAAAAATACGTTTCTACCAAGCATCTACATCTGAAATGTTTGGCAAGGTACAGGCTATTCCTCAGATTGAAGAGACTCCTTTTTACCCACGGAGTCCTTATGGTGTTGCCAAGTTGTATGCCCATTGGATGACAGTCAACTACCGCGAAAGTTACGGGATATTTGGCTCCAGCGGGATTTTATTCAACCACGAAAGCCCACTGCGCGGACGCGAGTTTGTTACTCGTAAAATTACCGATTCAGTTGCAAAAATTCAACTTGGAAAGCTAGATGTACTTGAGCTTGGTAATATCGATGCCAAACGAGACTGGGGTTTTGCCAAAGAGTACGTTGAGGGAATGTGGCGCATGTTGCAAGCGGATGAACCAGATACCTTCGTATTAGCGACAAACCGTACCGAAACAGTGCGTGATTTCGTTCGTATGGCATTTAAGGCTGCGAACATTGTTGTTGATTTCAAAGGCTCGGCAGAAGACGAAACGGCAATCGATGTTGTCACCGGAAAAACTGTCATGCGTGTCAATCCAAAGTTCTACCGACCTGCAGAAGTTGAGCTGCTGATTGGTGACCCTGCAAAAGCCAAAGCTAAGTTAGATTGGGCACCTAGCACTACTCTAGAACAATTGTGCAAGATGATGGTAGAGGCCGATATCCGTCGCAATACAGCAGGATTTTCATTTTGA
- a CDS encoding glycosyltransferase — protein MSTSVLHVYRTYFPDPPGGLQEAIRQIALSTGAQGVTNTIFTLSPQPEPSVLIRPEATVVRSRSWAAPASCDLGGTGAFTTFSRLAKQADVLHYLFPWPFADVLNATIRPDCPAVLTYISDVVRQRWLGAAYAPLMWKTMREMRVIVANSPAYAKTSPILSHPDIRDKVRIIPLGIEEDSYPKEGDDAIFDRLKLGTDEVFFLFIGVLRYYKGAHFLIQAAKNLKAKVIIAGSGPEGGALQSLATQIGAENVVFAGQVSDAEKVALIKNCRALVLPSHLRSEAYGMVLVEAAMFSRPMISCEIGTGTSYVNSHEETGFVVAPESTEQLTQAMNTLLADEGLANNLGKAARERYERLFSGPALGKAYAALFREVSIDNFAL, from the coding sequence TTGAGTACATCAGTACTACATGTGTACCGTACCTATTTTCCCGACCCACCTGGAGGTTTGCAGGAGGCAATACGGCAGATTGCGCTATCAACTGGTGCACAAGGTGTCACGAATACGATATTTACGTTATCACCTCAACCTGAACCCAGTGTATTAATACGACCAGAGGCAACCGTGGTGCGCAGCCGCTCGTGGGCCGCGCCTGCGTCTTGCGATTTAGGTGGTACCGGAGCGTTTACAACATTTTCTCGCTTGGCAAAACAAGCTGATGTATTACATTACCTATTCCCCTGGCCATTCGCTGACGTATTGAATGCCACCATAAGACCTGATTGCCCGGCGGTCCTGACCTACATTTCTGATGTGGTACGCCAACGATGGTTAGGCGCAGCGTACGCGCCATTAATGTGGAAGACCATGCGTGAAATGCGCGTAATTGTAGCGAATTCTCCAGCGTATGCCAAAACCAGCCCGATTTTATCTCATCCAGATATTCGCGATAAAGTCAGAATTATCCCCTTAGGAATTGAAGAGGACTCCTACCCCAAAGAAGGTGACGATGCAATTTTCGACCGTCTAAAACTTGGGACAGATGAAGTTTTTTTCTTGTTTATAGGGGTATTGCGTTATTACAAAGGTGCGCATTTTCTGATCCAAGCAGCAAAAAACCTCAAGGCAAAAGTGATCATCGCAGGCTCGGGTCCCGAAGGCGGGGCTCTGCAATCACTGGCAACCCAAATCGGCGCTGAGAATGTAGTCTTTGCTGGACAAGTTAGCGATGCGGAAAAAGTTGCATTAATTAAGAACTGCCGGGCATTGGTACTGCCGTCACACTTACGCTCCGAAGCCTACGGAATGGTATTGGTGGAAGCGGCTATGTTTTCCCGCCCTATGATTTCTTGTGAAATCGGCACTGGTACTTCGTATGTGAATTCGCACGAAGAAACTGGCTTTGTAGTCGCTCCGGAATCTACAGAACAATTAACACAAGCAATGAATACGCTGTTAGCGGATGAAGGATTGGCAAACAATTTGGGAAAAGCGGCAAGAGAGCGTTACGAGCGACTTTTTTCCGGTCCTGCATTAGGCAAAGCCTATGCAGCGTTGTTTCGTGAAGTGTCCATTGACAATTTTGCTCTATAA
- a CDS encoding oligosaccharide flippase family protein — protein sequence MILRFLGAQWIAVGFIGAVSFAISVLVARMLGPDQFGLYAIALSVGAIVAILADGGFAKLLQRERARSSATLTELLPKLPGLAYGHALLVILTLSFFSVILSPTYALTSLATIWFFGTVALNQFGLAILRGDGRLVRDASWQIGNRSFTAVCAALALLLGASHPWQVLMAQFIGASAFGFLVVRYLRVSPLFNLSPKVYQALLPFIWLDLATTLHLRVDMVLFQFLDLPKIEVGQYGVAYRLIDATLLLASPVGLILFRRFRQNVILPSKIIKEILPALIVATLIGMGLLFLLWLFSNELVALTYGPAYQGAGTLLLVLGGALVFLLPNGVLNQAALALGLERWFAISASIAALISIVGNLLLIPTYGIMAAAWMTVLTEAILGACLTAGIILQSRQLKEIKEE from the coding sequence ATGATATTGCGATTTTTGGGAGCACAGTGGATAGCCGTAGGTTTTATTGGCGCAGTATCTTTTGCCATAAGCGTCTTGGTCGCCCGTATGCTAGGCCCAGATCAGTTTGGTCTTTATGCGATCGCCTTATCAGTCGGTGCAATCGTCGCCATCTTGGCGGATGGCGGTTTTGCTAAGCTATTGCAACGTGAACGTGCACGATCAAGCGCTACATTAACCGAATTATTACCAAAATTACCGGGGCTGGCATATGGCCATGCGCTATTGGTCATACTTACTCTTTCATTTTTTTCGGTAATACTTTCCCCCACATATGCATTAACTTCGTTAGCCACCATCTGGTTCTTTGGTACTGTTGCGTTAAATCAATTTGGTCTGGCTATCTTAAGAGGCGATGGTCGTTTGGTGCGAGATGCTTCGTGGCAAATAGGTAATCGCAGTTTCACTGCAGTTTGCGCTGCTCTCGCATTATTACTAGGAGCGAGCCACCCATGGCAAGTATTAATGGCACAATTTATCGGTGCCAGCGCTTTTGGTTTTTTAGTCGTACGCTACCTTCGGGTTAGCCCTCTATTCAACTTATCACCAAAAGTTTACCAAGCGTTATTGCCGTTTATCTGGCTTGATTTAGCAACAACACTTCATTTAAGAGTAGATATGGTTCTTTTTCAATTTTTGGATTTACCAAAAATTGAGGTTGGCCAGTATGGAGTCGCTTACCGTCTAATTGATGCAACACTTTTACTCGCATCTCCAGTAGGTTTAATTTTATTCCGCCGCTTCCGGCAAAATGTCATTTTACCATCAAAAATCATTAAAGAAATATTGCCTGCTTTGATAGTAGCAACCTTAATTGGCATGGGGTTATTATTTCTACTATGGCTTTTTAGCAATGAACTTGTCGCCCTCACCTATGGCCCGGCATATCAAGGCGCAGGCACCTTACTTTTAGTTCTAGGTGGGGCACTTGTCTTTCTCTTACCAAATGGCGTGTTAAATCAAGCCGCCTTAGCGTTAGGACTAGAGCGATGGTTTGCGATTTCAGCATCAATCGCGGCATTAATAAGTATTGTTGGAAACCTGCTGTTAATTCCAACTTATGGCATCATGGCCGCCGCATGGATGACGGTACTAACTGAAGCAATACTGGGTGCATGTCTTACTGCGGGAATAATACTGCAGAGCAGACAATTAAAAGAAATTAAAGAGGAGTAG
- a CDS encoding GDP-mannose 4,6-dehydratase: MRILVTGADGFTGRHFVSTAVARGHEVVALRANLNDSTAVKTEIAALAPEAVVHLAAISFVGHADASAFYSVNVIGTLNLLDALAALPEPPRSVLLASSANIYGNCEQSPITESQPPAPVNHYAMSKLAMEHMARTYLDRLPLFFVRPFNYTGAGQAASFVIPKLVAHFSKRAESVELGNLDVEREFNDVRFVCETYLQLLEKAKPGMAINICSGLPITLKSVITLLSDITGHQLQVNVNPAFVRNNEIHRLCGSAEKLIDVIGPVSHRPLRETLQWMLEQSESA, translated from the coding sequence TTGAGGATTCTGGTCACAGGAGCTGATGGTTTTACCGGTCGCCACTTTGTATCGACCGCTGTTGCCCGCGGCCATGAGGTTGTCGCTTTGCGCGCCAACCTCAATGACAGCACAGCCGTAAAAACTGAAATTGCTGCCTTGGCACCAGAGGCTGTTGTTCACCTCGCTGCTATCAGCTTTGTCGGACACGCCGACGCAAGTGCTTTTTATAGCGTTAACGTAATCGGCACATTAAATTTGCTAGATGCTTTAGCTGCGCTGCCAGAACCACCGCGCAGTGTACTACTCGCCAGCAGTGCCAATATATATGGGAACTGCGAGCAATCACCAATTACAGAATCACAACCGCCGGCACCAGTCAACCACTATGCCATGAGCAAACTGGCAATGGAACACATGGCTCGCACTTATCTTGATCGCCTGCCTTTGTTTTTTGTCCGTCCATTCAATTACACTGGTGCTGGGCAAGCAGCATCATTCGTGATTCCAAAACTGGTTGCGCATTTTTCCAAACGGGCAGAGTCGGTTGAGCTTGGTAACCTAGATGTAGAACGTGAATTTAATGACGTGCGTTTTGTATGCGAAACTTATTTACAATTGCTTGAGAAAGCAAAACCGGGCATGGCGATCAATATTTGTTCAGGGCTTCCCATTACACTGAAATCGGTCATTACATTGCTCAGCGACATCACTGGCCATCAATTGCAAGTCAACGTCAACCCAGCTTTCGTACGCAATAATGAAATTCATCGTTTGTGTGGCAGCGCTGAAAAATTAATAGATGTAATCGGTCCAGTGTCGCACCGCCCCCTGCGAGAAACCTTGCAGTGGATGCTAGAACAATCGGAAAGTGCATAA